From Microcoleus sp. FACHB-831, a single genomic window includes:
- the ntrB gene encoding nitrate ABC transporter permease, which yields MTAKIDSFPRASEQPNKVVDFIKKQVPNIVPPAIAIAIFMIVWQILCPPGSKGLPGPIQVLIDTWDPLIINPFYDKGGTAKGLGLQIIASLGRVGIGFSLSAIVGISLGILIGANKFMYRAVDPIFQVLRTIPPLAWLPISLAAFKDSQPSAIFVIFITSIWPIIINTTVGVQQIPQDYRNVARVLRLSNHKYFFKILLPAAVPYIFTGLRIGIGLSWLAIIAAEMLVGGVGIGFYIWDAYNNSLMSQIILALIYVGIVGFFLDRLVGFIASKVVPEEQK from the coding sequence ATGACAGCAAAAATTGACAGCTTTCCTAGAGCCAGCGAACAGCCAAATAAGGTTGTTGACTTTATTAAGAAACAGGTTCCAAATATTGTGCCGCCAGCGATCGCGATCGCAATATTTATGATCGTATGGCAAATCCTCTGCCCCCCCGGTTCAAAAGGATTGCCAGGCCCAATCCAAGTGCTTATAGATACTTGGGACCCTCTGATTATTAACCCTTTTTATGATAAAGGCGGTACAGCTAAAGGTTTGGGCTTGCAAATCATTGCCAGCTTAGGAAGAGTTGGTATTGGCTTTTCATTATCAGCGATTGTTGGCATAAGTTTGGGTATCTTGATTGGCGCTAATAAATTTATGTATCGCGCTGTAGACCCGATCTTCCAAGTGCTGCGTACCATTCCGCCCCTAGCCTGGTTGCCAATTTCTCTAGCTGCCTTCAAAGATAGCCAACCATCGGCAATTTTCGTGATTTTTATCACCTCAATTTGGCCGATTATTATCAACACAACGGTAGGCGTACAACAGATACCCCAAGACTACAGAAACGTTGCTCGCGTGTTGCGTCTGTCTAACCATAAATATTTCTTTAAAATTCTCTTACCAGCAGCAGTACCCTATATCTTTACTGGGCTGAGGATTGGTATTGGCTTGTCTTGGCTGGCGATTATAGCTGCCGAAATGCTAGTAGGTGGCGTGGGCATCGGTTTCTACATCTGGGATGCTTACAACAATTCCTTAATGAGCCAAATTATCCTAGCGCTGATTTATGTGGGCATTGTTGGGTTTTTTCTAGATAGGTTAGTAGGATTCATTGCCTCAAAAGTTGTCCCAGAAGAACAAAAATAG
- a CDS encoding nitrate ABC transporter ATP-binding protein (This model describes the ATP binding subunits of ATP-binding cassette (ABC) transporters for nitrate transport, or for bicarbonate transport, in bacteria and archaea.) has protein sequence MSVFVEVDHVDKIFSLANGGSYIALKNIELKIKQGEFVSLIGHSGCGKSTLLNMIAGLDKPTHGGVILEGRLVTSPGPDKMVVFQNYSLLPWLSVRDNIALAVDEVYKDKPKGERKGIVEHHIDLVGLRHAAHKPPGQLSGGMKQRVAIARALAIRPKLLLLDEPFGALDALTRGGLQEQLMTICEESKVTAVMVTHDVDEALLLSDRIVMLTNGPESHIGQILDVNIPRPRKRLEVVNHPDYYAMRNEIIYFLNQQKRDKKRKAKGAAKQVGAIARHGLEKVNLEIGFIPLTDCAPLVVAKEKGFFKKHGLEEVTLSREPSWKEISKGVATGRLDAAQMVSGMPLAMTLGMRGNTPIPTVAALVLDRNGNSITLSKKFYQQGVRTLADLRSAIASEPDKVHTLGMVHPSSMHNLMLRYWLAAGGIDPDQDVNLTVIPPPQMIANLKAGSIDGYCVGEPWNSRAVQEGLGFVIATDLDIWPGHPEKVLGVREDWANKHPQTYIALVKALLEACEYCEDRRYREEVVQLLCQPQYVGVAPTYIRPGFIDPYNRGTEEKPQQLMRYNQFHVENTNCPGRVEGLWILTQLARWGITPFPKNWIEILERVRRVDLYGEAARQLGWPDVEPDREPFQLFDGVSFNPDDPIGYLKRLDIRREIRIEEIIIDAANTEAA, from the coding sequence ATGTCTGTATTTGTAGAAGTCGATCATGTTGACAAGATATTCTCGCTAGCCAATGGTGGCAGCTATATTGCGCTCAAGAACATCGAACTGAAGATAAAACAGGGAGAGTTTGTCTCTTTAATTGGACACTCTGGCTGTGGCAAATCCACCTTGCTGAATATGATTGCAGGTCTGGATAAACCAACTCACGGGGGCGTGATTTTAGAAGGGCGGTTGGTGACTTCTCCTGGCCCAGATAAAATGGTGGTTTTCCAAAACTATTCGCTTCTGCCTTGGTTATCTGTGCGCGATAACATCGCCTTGGCAGTGGATGAAGTTTATAAGGACAAACCTAAAGGCGAGCGCAAGGGTATTGTAGAACATCACATAGATTTGGTGGGATTGCGGCACGCTGCACACAAGCCACCCGGACAACTATCGGGGGGGATGAAACAACGGGTAGCGATCGCCCGCGCCCTAGCTATTCGCCCTAAGTTACTGCTACTTGACGAACCCTTTGGCGCGTTGGATGCCCTAACGCGGGGTGGCTTGCAAGAGCAACTGATGACAATCTGCGAAGAAAGCAAAGTCACCGCCGTCATGGTGACTCACGATGTAGACGAAGCCTTGCTGCTGTCTGACAGAATCGTGATGCTTACCAATGGCCCAGAATCTCACATTGGTCAGATTCTAGATGTTAATATTCCGCGCCCCCGCAAGCGTTTGGAAGTAGTAAACCATCCAGACTACTACGCTATGCGGAATGAAATTATCTACTTCCTTAACCAACAGAAGCGAGATAAGAAACGCAAGGCAAAAGGTGCGGCTAAACAAGTAGGCGCGATCGCGCGTCACGGGCTGGAAAAAGTCAATCTAGAAATAGGCTTCATCCCCCTCACCGACTGTGCGCCCTTAGTAGTTGCCAAAGAAAAAGGCTTTTTCAAAAAGCACGGCTTAGAAGAAGTCACCTTAAGCCGCGAACCAAGCTGGAAAGAGATATCCAAGGGTGTCGCCACAGGTCGCTTGGATGCCGCCCAGATGGTTTCCGGTATGCCTCTTGCCATGACTCTGGGCATGCGCGGCAATACACCTATCCCTACTGTCGCCGCCTTGGTACTCGACCGCAACGGCAATTCGATTACCTTAAGCAAAAAGTTTTACCAGCAAGGCGTCCGCACCCTAGCTGACTTGAGATCCGCGATCGCTTCTGAGCCTGACAAGGTACATACCCTGGGGATGGTACACCCCTCCTCAATGCACAACCTGATGCTGCGCTACTGGCTAGCCGCAGGCGGTATAGATCCAGATCAAGATGTCAATCTGACCGTCATTCCGCCGCCGCAAATGATAGCCAACCTCAAAGCTGGAAGTATCGATGGCTACTGCGTTGGCGAACCCTGGAACTCGCGGGCAGTTCAGGAAGGTTTGGGCTTTGTCATTGCCACTGACTTAGATATATGGCCCGGACATCCTGAAAAAGTGCTGGGCGTGCGCGAAGACTGGGCGAATAAACACCCTCAAACTTATATTGCCCTGGTTAAAGCTCTACTAGAAGCTTGCGAGTATTGTGAGGATCGCCGCTATCGAGAAGAAGTCGTGCAATTGCTGTGTCAGCCCCAATATGTGGGCGTCGCGCCAACCTATATCCGCCCCGGCTTCATCGACCCCTACAACCGGGGAACCGAGGAAAAGCCTCAGCAGCTCATGCGATACAACCAATTCCATGTAGAGAATACCAACTGCCCGGGACGAGTTGAGGGTTTATGGATTTTGACTCAACTGGCTCGCTGGGGGATTACTCCTTTCCCGAAAAACTGGATTGAAATATTAGAGCGGGTACGGCGAGTAGATTTATACGGTGAGGCGGCTCGGCAGCTTGGTTGGCCTGATGTTGAGCCGGATCGCGAGCCGTTCCAACTATTTGATGGTGTGAGCTTTAATCCTGACGATCCGATTGGCTATCTCAAGCGCTTAGACATCAGACGCGAGATTCGCATCGAAGAAATCATCATTGATGCGGCGAACACAGAAGCAGCCTGA
- a CDS encoding nitrate ABC transporter ATP-binding protein (This model describes the ATP binding subunits of ATP-binding cassette (ABC) transporters for nitrate transport, or for bicarbonate transport, in bacteria and archaea.), translated as MQSLSSSSLNQNSTIKTQDYQRDPFLVIEGVSKVYPTTTGPYTVLDNVNLTVYEGEFICLIGHSGCGKSTLLNMVAGFGTPTSGEVRLQTKRISKPGPDRMMVFQNYALLPWMTAFDNVYLGVDEVFPQKSRSEKVAIVREHLAMVGLEEAANKKPGQLSGGMKQRVAIARALAIRPQVLILDEPFGALDAITKEELQEELLQIWREHRVTVLMITHDIDEALFLSDRLVMMTNGPSAKIGEVLNIPFPRPRERARIMEDPEYYNLRNYALDFLYNRFAHDDT; from the coding sequence ATGCAAAGCCTAAGTAGCTCCTCCTTAAATCAAAACTCCACAATCAAAACTCAAGATTATCAGCGCGATCCTTTCCTGGTAATTGAAGGTGTTTCTAAGGTTTATCCAACTACTACTGGCCCATATACTGTACTCGACAACGTAAATCTAACGGTCTATGAAGGGGAATTTATCTGTCTGATCGGTCACTCCGGTTGCGGTAAATCGACGCTGCTAAATATGGTGGCTGGGTTCGGAACGCCTACCAGTGGAGAGGTGCGACTGCAAACTAAGCGCATCAGCAAACCAGGGCCAGATCGGATGATGGTGTTCCAAAATTATGCCCTGCTGCCTTGGATGACGGCTTTTGATAATGTCTACTTGGGCGTGGATGAGGTTTTTCCCCAAAAATCACGGTCGGAGAAGGTGGCGATCGTGCGGGAACATTTAGCTATGGTGGGTTTGGAGGAAGCTGCTAATAAAAAGCCAGGACAGTTGTCTGGGGGGATGAAGCAGCGGGTAGCGATCGCGAGGGCTTTAGCAATTCGTCCCCAAGTTTTGATTCTAGATGAACCGTTTGGCGCGTTGGATGCCATCACTAAAGAAGAGTTACAAGAAGAACTGCTGCAAATTTGGCGCGAACATCGGGTAACGGTGCTGATGATTACCCACGATATTGATGAAGCGCTGTTTCTGTCAGACCGCTTAGTGATGATGACCAACGGCCCATCTGCAAAAATTGGTGAGGTATTGAATATTCCTTTCCCTCGTCCCCGCGAGAGGGCACGCATTATGGAAGACCCGGAATACTACAACCTCCGCAACTACGCCTTAGACTTCCTCTACAACCGCTTTGCTCATGACGATACGTGA
- a CDS encoding NarK family nitrate/nitrite MFS transporter: MLKGLISFTGRYRILHLSWFAFFLTFVCWFNFAPFATTIGKELHLTPEQIKTLGICNLALTIPARIIIGMLLDRFGPRITYTSLLVFAAVPCLATALSQDFNQLVLSRLLMGVVGSGFVVGIRMVSEWFPPKDIGIAQGIYGGWGNFGAFGAEFALPTLAVAGAFLSGGATNWRLAIALTGIITALYGAIYYNNVQDTPTGKVYKKPKKSGGMEVTSVKSFYAMIATNFGLIFALGLLAWRLTKVKFFDESGMYVAWALLAALYAYQTYQAWQVNRELLSGQKTYAPSERYQFRQVALLELTYITNFGSELAAVSMLPMFFEKTFQLDPDPAKAHIMAGMIAATYPFLNLISRPSGGLISDKFGSRKWTMTIVSVGIGIGYLLAHNINSNWPIPLAIAVTMFSAYFAQAGCGATYSIVPLIKKDITGQIAGNVGAYGNFGGVVYLTIFSLTDAPTLFTTMGVSALICAFLCAFFLKEPKGSFASEYEGEKTASESLGDDILLDGKKRAEGYFKN; encoded by the coding sequence ATGCTTAAAGGATTAATTTCATTCACTGGTCGCTATCGCATATTACACCTGAGTTGGTTTGCCTTTTTCCTCACATTTGTGTGTTGGTTTAACTTTGCTCCCTTTGCTACGACGATTGGGAAAGAGCTACATCTAACACCTGAGCAAATCAAAACTTTGGGCATATGTAACCTTGCCCTAACGATACCAGCGCGGATCATCATTGGTATGCTGCTGGATCGTTTTGGGCCGAGAATCACATACACAAGCCTGCTAGTATTTGCTGCTGTCCCCTGTTTGGCTACGGCCCTGTCGCAAGACTTTAACCAATTAGTCTTGAGCCGTCTGCTAATGGGAGTTGTGGGGTCTGGGTTTGTTGTGGGTATCCGGATGGTGTCGGAATGGTTCCCACCAAAAGATATCGGAATTGCTCAAGGTATTTATGGCGGCTGGGGAAATTTTGGTGCCTTTGGAGCAGAGTTCGCGCTACCTACACTTGCAGTTGCGGGAGCATTTTTGAGCGGTGGAGCTACTAACTGGCGCTTGGCGATCGCTCTAACTGGCATTATTACAGCCCTCTATGGCGCGATCTACTACAACAACGTCCAAGATACGCCAACGGGTAAAGTTTACAAGAAACCCAAGAAAAGCGGGGGCATGGAAGTAACAAGCGTTAAAAGCTTTTACGCCATGATTGCCACGAACTTTGGATTGATTTTTGCATTAGGCTTATTAGCTTGGCGTTTGACGAAAGTTAAGTTCTTCGACGAGTCAGGAATGTATGTGGCTTGGGCGCTGTTAGCAGCACTGTATGCATACCAAACCTACCAAGCTTGGCAGGTGAATCGCGAACTTTTGAGCGGACAAAAAACTTACGCTCCTTCCGAACGCTATCAATTCCGCCAAGTGGCGCTGCTGGAGTTAACTTATATCACCAACTTTGGCTCTGAACTGGCTGCGGTTTCGATGTTACCGATGTTTTTTGAGAAGACATTTCAACTCGATCCAGATCCGGCAAAAGCCCACATTATGGCGGGGATGATTGCAGCTACCTATCCCTTCTTGAATTTGATTTCTCGTCCCAGCGGTGGATTGATTTCTGACAAGTTTGGTAGCCGCAAGTGGACGATGACAATTGTTAGCGTCGGTATTGGGATCGGCTATCTGCTAGCTCACAATATCAACTCCAATTGGCCTATCCCCTTGGCGATCGCTGTCACAATGTTTTCCGCCTACTTTGCCCAAGCTGGCTGCGGTGCAACTTACAGTATCGTGCCGCTAATTAAAAAGGACATCACCGGGCAAATTGCTGGAAATGTGGGTGCTTACGGCAACTTCGGCGGTGTAGTTTATCTAACGATATTCAGCTTAACCGATGCACCGACTTTGTTTACCACGATGGGCGTGTCGGCTTTGATATGCGCTTTCTTGTGTGCATTCTTCCTCAAAGAACCAAAAGGTTCCTTTGCCTCAGAGTATGAAGGCGAAAAAACCGCAAGCGAATCGCTGGGAGATGATATTTTGCTAGACGGGAAAAAAAGAGCCGAAGGCTACTTTAAAAATTAG
- a CDS encoding molybdopterin oxidoreductase family protein, with product MTDTTKTLCPYCGVGCGLEVSPPARPGKPINRDSQGNPIWKVQGDRAHPSSQGMVCVKGATIAESISKDRLLYPMVRDSLDQPLRRASWEEALTRVVDAIKKTLATQGPEAVCMYGSGQLQTEDYYVAQKLLKGCLSTNNFDSNSRLCMSSAVAGYTQSFGSDGPPCCYEDLDLTDCAFLIGTNTAECHPIIFNRLRKHHKKNSNVKMIVVDPRCTTTAEAADLHLAIKPGTDIDLLNGIAHLLHRWGKIDTMFLDECTQNFPAFASAIAHYPPEVVAQRCGISQKDLETAARYWGDSQRVLSMWSMGVNQSSEGTAKVRTIINLHLMTGQIGKPGAGPFSLTGQPNAMGGRETGGLSHILPGYRLVKNPQHRAELEELWGLNPGQISPLPGKAAWDIVTGLETGDVGVLWIASTNPAVSLPDLERSKAAMRRSPFTVYQDAYYPTETTAFAHVLLPASQWGEKTGTMTNSERMVTLCEAFKNPPGEAKADWEIFAEIARRLGFADKFAFNTSAEIYDEWVQVTKGRLCDMSGLSHELLRKNGPTQWPCPAENGTEGDDSPIQNPKSKIQNPKRLYTDLRFATPDGRARFGAYHSRGLAEPPDPNYPFVLTTGRLYGHWHTQTRTGRIEKIRQMHPNPFIEIHPRDAIALGVQENDLIEVRSRRGMARFPAQITKAIPPGTVFVPMHWGSLWADQAEANALTHAISCPESKQPELKACAVQLLPVAAISLRVEEQPKSTPVSV from the coding sequence ATGACTGACACAACCAAAACACTATGCCCCTACTGCGGCGTTGGCTGTGGACTAGAGGTTTCACCACCAGCAAGACCAGGTAAGCCTATAAATAGGGATAGTCAAGGAAATCCCATCTGGAAAGTGCAGGGCGATCGCGCTCATCCCTCCAGTCAGGGAATGGTTTGTGTCAAAGGTGCTACTATCGCCGAGTCAATCTCCAAAGATCGGTTGCTTTACCCAATGGTGCGCGACTCCCTCGACCAACCCCTGCGCCGCGCTAGTTGGGAAGAAGCTTTAACTCGCGTAGTAGATGCAATAAAAAAAACGCTTGCAACTCAAGGGCCAGAAGCAGTTTGCATGTATGGCTCCGGTCAGTTGCAAACTGAAGATTACTATGTCGCCCAAAAACTGCTCAAAGGATGTCTAAGCACTAATAACTTTGATTCCAACTCGCGCTTGTGCATGTCTAGCGCAGTTGCGGGCTATACGCAGAGCTTCGGCTCAGATGGTCCTCCCTGCTGTTACGAAGACCTAGACCTCACAGACTGTGCCTTTCTTATTGGCACTAATACAGCCGAGTGTCACCCAATTATCTTCAACCGACTGCGGAAACACCACAAGAAAAATAGCAATGTCAAAATGATTGTGGTCGATCCGCGCTGCACTACTACGGCTGAAGCGGCAGATTTACATCTGGCAATTAAACCAGGGACTGATATAGATTTACTCAATGGTATCGCTCACCTGCTTCATCGGTGGGGCAAAATTGATACCATGTTCCTTGATGAATGCACGCAGAACTTTCCGGCTTTTGCCAGCGCGATCGCTCATTACCCACCAGAAGTAGTCGCTCAACGCTGTGGCATTTCGCAAAAAGATCTCGAAACAGCGGCGCGTTACTGGGGTGATTCCCAGCGCGTTCTTTCTATGTGGTCGATGGGCGTCAACCAATCGAGCGAAGGAACGGCTAAAGTTCGCACTATTATAAATTTGCACCTGATGACTGGTCAGATTGGCAAGCCAGGAGCAGGCCCATTTTCCCTTACTGGTCAGCCCAACGCTATGGGGGGAAGGGAAACGGGCGGACTCAGCCACATTCTGCCCGGATATCGGTTGGTGAAAAATCCTCAACATCGAGCCGAATTAGAGGAGTTATGGGGGCTGAATCCCGGACAAATTTCTCCCCTTCCTGGAAAAGCAGCGTGGGACATCGTTACAGGTCTTGAGACAGGTGATGTGGGGGTGCTGTGGATTGCTTCGACCAACCCAGCAGTCAGTTTGCCGGATTTGGAGCGTTCAAAAGCAGCAATGCGGCGATCGCCTTTTACTGTTTACCAAGACGCCTACTACCCCACAGAAACAACAGCTTTTGCTCACGTACTGCTACCTGCTTCACAGTGGGGCGAAAAAACGGGCACGATGACCAACTCCGAGAGGATGGTAACGCTCTGCGAGGCGTTCAAAAATCCCCCCGGCGAAGCTAAAGCAGATTGGGAAATTTTTGCAGAAATAGCTCGTAGATTGGGATTTGCCGACAAGTTTGCCTTCAATACATCAGCTGAAATCTATGACGAATGGGTGCAGGTGACGAAAGGGCGTCTTTGCGATATGAGCGGCCTAAGTCACGAGCTGCTACGCAAAAATGGCCCAACTCAATGGCCCTGTCCCGCCGAAAATGGAACAGAGGGAGATGATTCCCCAATCCAAAATCCAAAATCCAAAATCCAAAATCCGAAGCGGCTTTACACAGACCTTCGCTTTGCGACACCGGACGGACGCGCCCGGTTTGGTGCGTACCACTCGCGGGGTTTAGCAGAACCGCCAGATCCAAATTATCCATTTGTGCTTACTACTGGTCGTCTATACGGCCACTGGCACACCCAAACTCGCACTGGTCGGATTGAAAAGATTCGCCAGATGCATCCTAACCCGTTTATTGAGATTCATCCCCGCGATGCGATCGCGCTGGGAGTTCAGGAGAACGATTTGATAGAAGTGCGATCGCGTCGCGGAATGGCTCGCTTCCCTGCTCAAATAACAAAGGCAATTCCCCCCGGTACTGTTTTTGTGCCCATGCACTGGGGCAGTCTCTGGGCAGACCAAGCCGAAGCCAACGCCCTCACTCACGCAATATCTTGCCCGGAGTCAAAACAACCTGAATTAAAAGCCTGTGCGGTGCAGCTATTGCCTGTCGCAGCTATCTCCTTAAGAGTTGAGGAGCAACCCAAGTCTACTCCTGTTTCTGTTTAA